In Fusarium fujikuroi IMI 58289 draft genome, chromosome FFUJ_chr08, one genomic interval encodes:
- a CDS encoding related to cytochrome b-large subunit, with amino-acid sequence MSIQRLGLGAMRGIERPGVFINQSVPKLALARLLSQQARSSYRERPEIVHTSQKEAHDILVKQRLNRPVTPNLTIYKVGQVWFSASAWTRITGLAVGGTAYLTLCAHAVAPYLGIGFDSAALVSAFGALPFATKAAIKFGLLGFPFAYHFINGIRHLVFDLGFGYKKAQFKKSEAATWILSILGGLVLAFWI; translated from the exons ATGAGCATACAAcgacttggtcttggtgccATGAGAG GCATTGAACGACCGGgagtcttcatcaaccagaGCGTCCCGAAGTTGGCTTTGGCCCGTCTGTTGTCCCAACAAGCAAG ATCTTCTTACAGAGAACGCCCAGAGATTGTTCACACGAGCCAGAAAGAAGCTCACGACATTCTTGTCAAACAACGCCTCAACCGCCCCGTCACTCCAAACCTCACAATCTACAAGGTTGGACAAGTCTGGTTCAGTGCATCAGCATGGACTCGAATAACAGGCCTTGCTGTAGGTGGTACAGCTTACCTGACCCTGTGCGCCCATGCTGTAGCTCCTTATCTTGGAATAGGATTTGACTCTGCTGCTTTGGTGTCGGCTTTTGGAGCGTTGCCTTTTGCTACCAAGGCCGCAATCAAATTTGGACTGCTAGGGTTTCCGTTCGCATATCATTTTATCAATGGTATTCGACACTTGGTGTTTGATCTGGGATTTGGATACAAGAAGGCGCAGTTTAAGAAGTCAGAGGCAGCTACGTGGATACTGAGTAttcttggtggtcttgtcttggccttctggATCTAG
- a CDS encoding related to protocatechuate 3,4-dioxygenase beta subunit, producing MPSFKSLLTSFALAASIASAHPGHDIAHEAAERREFLNSVKRSSLAHCAPKLRARGIEARNIARRSAQINKARQKRSLKKRDADTALNTSHNKTSQGFSPCTAPSVLFASINSCVLTPEVTQGPYYVAGEYVRENIIEDQEGLNIVLDYQVIDVETCDPVPDVYLEMWHCNSTGVYSGIVANGNGDSSDETNIDQTWLRGIQKTDSDGVAQFESIFPGHYTSRATHIHVMVHANATLLANQTLGRDNYASHVGQAFFDQDLISQVETLEPYASNTQELTLNEDDGILSEETQTDGVDPFMEYTLLGDSISDGLFAWLAFGINSTQSSSVSPAAYYYKEGGVANENSGGGMGGSAPSGAAPGGTPPAKIDE from the exons atgccTTCTTTCAAGAGCCTCCTCACCAGCTTCGCCCTCGCGGCTAGCATCGCCTCGGCCCATCCAGGACATGATATTGCTCACGAGGCCGCCGAACGTCGCGAGTTTCTCAATTCTGTCAAGCGATCCTCCCTCGCCCACTGCGCCCCCAAGCTTCGAGCTCGTGGTATTGAGGCTCGCAACATCGCTCGTCGTTCGGCTCAGATTAACAAGGCTCGCCAGAAGCgaagcttgaagaagcgCGATGCTGATACCGCCCTGAACACTTCTCACAACAAGACTTCTCAAGGCTTCAGCCCTTGCACTGCCCCTTCGGTTCTGTTTGCCAGCATCAACTCTTGTGTTTTGACTCCCGAGGTTACTCAGGGTCCTTACT ATGTGGCCGGCGAATACGTTCGTGAGAACATCATTGAAGATCAAGAGGGTCTCAACATCGTCCTCGACTACCAGGTTATTGACGTCGAAACCTGCGACCCTGTCCCCGATGTCTACCTGGAGATGTGGCACTGCAACTCCACTGGCGTGTACTCTGGTATCGTTGCCAACGGCAATGGCGATAGCTCTGATGAGACCAACATTGACCAGACTTGGCTTCGAGGTATTCAGAAGACCGACTCTGATGGTGTTGCTCAGTTCGAGTCCATCTTCCCCGGTCACTACACCAGCCGTGCTACTCATATCCACGTCATGGTCCATGCCAACGCGACTCTCCTCGCCAACCAGACCCTCGGCCGAGACAACTACGCCAGCCATGTTGGACAAGCCTTCTTCGACCAAGACCTCATCTCGCAAGTCGAAACTCTCGAGCCTTATGCTTCCAACACCCAGGAACTCACCCTCAACGAAGATGATGGTATTCTGAGCGAAGAGACACAGACCGATGGTGTTGACCCCTTCATGGAGTACACTCTTCTCGGTGACAGCATCAGCGACGGTCTTTTCGCTTGGCTTGCTTTCGGCATCAACTCCACCCAGTCTAGCTCCGTGTCTCCGGCTGCCTACTACTACAAGGAGGGAGGCGTTGCCAACGAGAACTCCGGTGGCGGTATGGGCGGATCTGCTCCTTCTGGTGCTGCTCCTGGAGGCACACCTCCGGCCAAGATTGACGAGTAA